One Bos taurus isolate L1 Dominette 01449 registration number 42190680 breed Hereford chromosome 3, ARS-UCD2.0, whole genome shotgun sequence DNA window includes the following coding sequences:
- the CCDC190 gene encoding coiled-coil domain-containing protein 190 isoform X1, whose product MKRMERHMVRGPLHKHFDLERKSAKQAEARLSQRLQRLEDICLYHVKSLTREQRQLQKELQRLQQADIIKKKLCSYFGNRSQKRPEDVLTLSSQGGQKHRALQANKASALTTNTTQGRSKTKSQMPPFHHIGPKDPMKSKQQALSQNNRTSHFIEEKLQAQEKESINPPKGKGSNESISLLCHNQDVSTHTVDGGPGSGPAGDSEPGHSDETRSNDASTRPDHNPAKQTPLDPVEGGGDFKDKPQTSTYLELFEKARKAHYLRHRVPPESERLLSIAEIFGHKESSQSRAEKGCENRVTI is encoded by the exons ATGAAGAGAATGGAGAGGCATATGGTCAGGGGACCACTGCATAAGCACTTCGATCTGGAGAGGAAAAGTGCAAAGCAGGCTGAAGCCAGACTCAGCCAAAGACTGCAGAGACTAGAGGATATATGCCTGTACCACGTGAAGTCACTGACCAGGGAGCAGagacagctccagaaagaacTGCAGAGGCTGCAGCAAG CAGATATCATCAAGAAAAAGCTCTGCTCTTACTTTGGGAATAGAAGTCAGAAGAGACCAGAAGATGTTCTCACGCTTTCATCACAGGGAGGGCAGAAGCACAGAGCTCTGCAGGCTAACAAAGCTAG CGCACTGACAACAAATACGACCCAAGGAAGATCCAAAACCAAGTCCCAGATGCCTCCTTTCCATCACATTGGTCCCAAGGACCCCATGAAAAGCAAACAGCAGGCACTATCTCAAAATAACAGAACTTCCCACTTCATAGAAGAGAAGCTGCAAGCCCAAGAGAAAGAGTCCATAAACCCACCAAAAGGAAAAGGCTCCAACGAGAGCATCTCTCTTCTCTGTCACAATCAAGACGTCTCCACCCACACTGTAGATGGAGGCCCCGGTTCCGGCCCAGCTGGTGACAGTGAACCAGGGCACAGTGATGAGACCAGATCAAATGATGCCAGCACAAGACCAGACCACAACCCTGCAAAACAAACGCCCCTGGATCCCGTGGAAGGTGGAGGAGACTTCAAAGATAAGCCCCAAACATCAACCTACTTGGAGTTGTTTGAAAAGGCCAGAAAAGCTCATTACCTCCGGCACCGGGTCCCCCCTGAGTCTGAGAGATTGCTCAGCATTGCGGAGATCTTCGGGCACAAGGAATCCTCACAGTCCAGGGCAGAAAAGGGATGTGAGAACAGGGTGACCATCTAA
- the CCDC190 gene encoding coiled-coil domain-containing protein 190, whose product MKRMERHMVRGPLHKHFDLERKSAKQAEARLSQRLQRLEDICLYHVKSLTREQRQLQKELQRLQQDIIKKKLCSYFGNRSQKRPEDVLTLSSQGGQKHRALQANKASALTTNTTQGRSKTKSQMPPFHHIGPKDPMKSKQQALSQNNRTSHFIEEKLQAQEKESINPPKGKGSNESISLLCHNQDVSTHTVDGGPGSGPAGDSEPGHSDETRSNDASTRPDHNPAKQTPLDPVEGGGDFKDKPQTSTYLELFEKARKAHYLRHRVPPESERLLSIAEIFGHKESSQSRAEKGCENRVTI is encoded by the exons ATGAAGAGAATGGAGAGGCATATGGTCAGGGGACCACTGCATAAGCACTTCGATCTGGAGAGGAAAAGTGCAAAGCAGGCTGAAGCCAGACTCAGCCAAAGACTGCAGAGACTAGAGGATATATGCCTGTACCACGTGAAGTCACTGACCAGGGAGCAGagacagctccagaaagaacTGCAGAGGCTGCAGCAAG ATATCATCAAGAAAAAGCTCTGCTCTTACTTTGGGAATAGAAGTCAGAAGAGACCAGAAGATGTTCTCACGCTTTCATCACAGGGAGGGCAGAAGCACAGAGCTCTGCAGGCTAACAAAGCTAG CGCACTGACAACAAATACGACCCAAGGAAGATCCAAAACCAAGTCCCAGATGCCTCCTTTCCATCACATTGGTCCCAAGGACCCCATGAAAAGCAAACAGCAGGCACTATCTCAAAATAACAGAACTTCCCACTTCATAGAAGAGAAGCTGCAAGCCCAAGAGAAAGAGTCCATAAACCCACCAAAAGGAAAAGGCTCCAACGAGAGCATCTCTCTTCTCTGTCACAATCAAGACGTCTCCACCCACACTGTAGATGGAGGCCCCGGTTCCGGCCCAGCTGGTGACAGTGAACCAGGGCACAGTGATGAGACCAGATCAAATGATGCCAGCACAAGACCAGACCACAACCCTGCAAAACAAACGCCCCTGGATCCCGTGGAAGGTGGAGGAGACTTCAAAGATAAGCCCCAAACATCAACCTACTTGGAGTTGTTTGAAAAGGCCAGAAAAGCTCATTACCTCCGGCACCGGGTCCCCCCTGAGTCTGAGAGATTGCTCAGCATTGCGGAGATCTTCGGGCACAAGGAATCCTCACAGTCCAGGGCAGAAAAGGGATGTGAGAACAGGGTGACCATCTAA